The Metallosphaera hakonensis JCM 8857 = DSM 7519 genome includes the window CTATGACGGCCTTCTGATCCATCTAGATCAGCTTCATTACCTTCTGGGTTAGAAGTAGCTCCAGGTTACTCTTATTCTCAACTGGATCAATTTCAATAACGGCCAGGCCACCCCTCTTAATCTCCACGTCCCCTGAAACTAGGACTTTCACAAGTTTCGAGAGTTGGGGCTCATGTCCCACGATCAAAATTGTACCTTGTTGGCCCTTAAGTTTCTCCACGAGCGGAGCCGGGTCCTTGTCTGGAAGAAGTTCCTCTGTGGTCTCTGCCTTCAGGTCAAGTCCCATTTCGTCCAAGATTATCTCAG containing:
- the sixA gene encoding phosphohistidine phosphatase SixA, whose amino-acid sequence is MTILLIVRHGESEPQTEGIVDQDRKLVKKGVKQMRRVANVLEELGYEPEQVLVSPLLRAVQSAEIILDEMGLDLKAETTEELLPDKDPAPLVEKLKGQQGTILIVGHEPQLSKLVKVLVSGDVEIKRGGLAVIEIDPVENKSNLELLLTQKVMKLI